In the genome of Streptomyces pactum, one region contains:
- a CDS encoding winged helix-turn-helix transcriptional regulator has product MTGSDEHTEQACKRVDDGMARVFGLFGKRWTGLVVAALMEHGAYFADLRRAIPGISERMLSDRLAELAATGLVVRKVDEGPPLRVSYRLTEAGRALEPALKELTRWAETYLPDGGGCPEQFRG; this is encoded by the coding sequence ATGACGGGCAGCGATGAACACACGGAGCAGGCGTGCAAGAGGGTCGATGACGGCATGGCGCGCGTCTTCGGGCTGTTCGGCAAGCGCTGGACCGGGCTGGTCGTCGCCGCCCTCATGGAGCACGGGGCGTACTTCGCCGACCTGCGGCGGGCCATCCCCGGGATCAGCGAGCGGATGCTCTCCGACCGGCTGGCCGAGCTGGCGGCGACCGGTCTGGTGGTCCGGAAGGTGGACGAGGGTCCGCCGCTGCGGGTCAGCTACCGGCTGACCGAGGCGGGGCGGGCGCTGGAACCGGCGCTGAAGGAGCTCACCCGGTGGGCCGAGACCTATCTGCCGGACGGCGGTGGGTGCCCGGAGCAGTTCCGGGGCTGA
- a CDS encoding DUF2252 domain-containing protein, producing MTHTETAGPATTAAAATSAGTAAAPVGAAPPDATATTAGAGAEPGSRPVAEGGAARRRSGTGTVAGRGTRIPRVPGFAPQRDGGAPKQEGKALRRRVPRSRHAELVVHPGRPDAVAAVVASNAGRLPELTPIRVGRMAASPFAFLRGSAGLMAHDLSASPVTGVGAQICGDAHAANFGLYGDARGELVIDLNDFDETLHGPWEWDVKRLAASLVLAGREVGADEDTCRAAAHDAVGAYRRTLRLLAGLPAADAWHAIADEALVSHTDARDLVGTLERVSEKARRNTSARFAARATEPTADGGRRFLDAPPVLRRVPDEEAAAVAASLGDYLATLPTDRLPLLSRYAIQDVAFRIVGTGSVGTRSYVVLLLDHRGEPLVLQVKEARPSVLLPHVEAAGYRVPPAGHEGRRVVEGQKRMQVVSDFLLGWTTVDGRPYQVRQFRNRKGSVDPAALAADQIDDYGRMTGALLARAHAHSADPRLLAGYCGKNEELDVAIAAFAVAYADRTEADHADLLTAVRAGRIPAELGV from the coding sequence ATGACCCATACGGAGACGGCCGGACCGGCCACCACGGCCGCGGCCGCCACCTCGGCCGGGACGGCTGCGGCGCCGGTCGGTGCGGCCCCGCCGGACGCTACGGCCACCACGGCCGGGGCGGGGGCGGAGCCCGGAAGCAGACCGGTGGCCGAGGGAGGGGCGGCGCGCCGGCGCTCCGGAACGGGCACGGTCGCCGGGCGGGGCACGCGCATCCCCCGGGTCCCCGGGTTCGCGCCGCAACGGGACGGAGGCGCCCCCAAACAGGAGGGCAAGGCGCTGCGCCGACGGGTGCCACGCTCCCGCCACGCCGAACTGGTGGTGCATCCCGGCCGGCCGGACGCGGTGGCGGCGGTTGTCGCCTCGAACGCCGGGCGGCTGCCGGAGCTGACCCCGATACGCGTCGGCCGCATGGCCGCCTCTCCCTTCGCCTTCCTCCGCGGGTCGGCGGGGCTGATGGCGCACGACCTGTCGGCATCGCCGGTGACCGGGGTCGGCGCCCAGATCTGCGGCGACGCGCACGCCGCCAACTTCGGCCTGTACGGCGACGCGCGCGGCGAGCTGGTCATCGACCTCAACGACTTCGACGAGACCCTGCACGGGCCGTGGGAGTGGGACGTCAAGCGGCTGGCGGCCTCGCTGGTCCTGGCCGGCCGCGAGGTGGGTGCCGACGAGGACACCTGCCGGGCGGCGGCCCACGACGCGGTGGGTGCCTACCGCCGCACCCTGCGGCTGCTCGCCGGCCTGCCGGCGGCCGACGCCTGGCACGCGATAGCGGACGAGGCGCTGGTCTCGCACACCGACGCCCGCGACCTGGTCGGCACCCTGGAACGCGTCTCCGAGAAGGCGCGTCGGAACACCAGCGCCCGGTTCGCGGCCCGGGCGACCGAACCGACGGCGGACGGCGGCAGACGGTTCCTGGACGCTCCACCGGTGCTGCGCCGGGTGCCCGACGAGGAGGCCGCGGCCGTCGCGGCGTCCCTGGGCGACTACCTCGCCACCCTGCCCACCGACCGGCTGCCGCTGTTGTCCCGGTACGCCATCCAGGACGTCGCCTTCCGGATCGTGGGCACGGGAAGCGTGGGGACCCGCTCCTATGTGGTGCTGCTCCTCGATCACCGGGGCGAGCCCCTGGTGCTCCAGGTCAAGGAGGCGCGCCCCTCGGTCCTGCTCCCCCATGTCGAGGCTGCCGGGTACCGGGTGCCGCCGGCCGGGCACGAGGGACGCCGCGTCGTCGAGGGCCAGAAGCGGATGCAGGTGGTGAGCGACTTCCTGCTCGGCTGGACGACGGTGGACGGGCGGCCGTACCAGGTCCGGCAGTTCCGCAACCGGAAGGGCAGCGTGGACCCCGCCGCCCTGGCCGCCGACCAGATCGACGACTACGGCCGGATGACCGGGGCCCTGCTGGCGCGGGCGCACGCGCACAGCGCCGACCCCCGGCTGCTGGCGGGGTACTGCGGGAAGAACGAGGAGCTGGACGTGGCGATCGCCGCGTTCGCGGTGGCCTACGCCGACCGGACCGAGGCCGACCACGCCGACCTCCTCACGGCGGTCCGGGCCGGCCGGATACCCGCCGAGCTCGGCGTCTGA
- a CDS encoding rhodanese-like domain-containing protein, whose amino-acid sequence MQFGPLPEVDAAAVPSDGFLLDVREDDEWAAGHAEGALHIPMGQIVARFGELTEAVGDGRRVHVVCRVGGRSAQVTQYLIAQGMDAVNVDGGMLAWAASGRPLVSGQGEDEAPFVL is encoded by the coding sequence ATGCAGTTTGGCCCGCTTCCCGAGGTGGACGCCGCGGCGGTGCCGTCCGACGGCTTCCTGCTGGACGTCCGTGAGGACGACGAGTGGGCGGCCGGGCACGCCGAGGGCGCCCTGCACATCCCGATGGGGCAGATCGTGGCGCGCTTCGGTGAGCTGACCGAGGCGGTCGGTGACGGCCGCCGCGTCCACGTGGTGTGCCGGGTCGGTGGCCGGTCCGCGCAGGTGACTCAGTACCTGATCGCCCAGGGCATGGACGCCGTGAACGTGGACGGTGGCATGCTGGCCTGGGCCGCTTCCGGGCGCCCGCTGGTCAGCGGCCAGGGCGAGGACGAGGCCCCCTTCGTCCTCTGA
- a CDS encoding 2Fe-2S iron-sulfur cluster-binding protein, translated as MARPSSAAAHHTFHPLKVAAVDRLTDDSVAVTLTVPAELRELYRHTPGQHLTLRRRLAGGTEIRRTYSICTPAPGPAEEPEHLQVGVRQVEGGEFSTYALKELAAGDTVEVLPPAGRFVLEPRPGTYAAIVGGSGITPVLSIAATLLDRCPEARFCLIRSDRTTASTMFLEEVADLKDRWPDRFQLVSVLSREEQQAGLVSGRLDEERLTTLLPSLLPVPSVDGWFLCGPYGLVQSSERALRALGVARDRVHQEIFHVDDGAAPTVDRAPAPAHSTVTATLDGRSGSWPVKDGESLLETVLRNRADAPYACKGGVCGTCRAFLVSGEIRMDRNFALEPEEVDAGYVLACQSHPVGEEVELDFDR; from the coding sequence ATGGCCCGCCCCTCCTCCGCCGCGGCCCACCACACCTTCCACCCGCTGAAGGTGGCCGCGGTCGATCGGCTCACCGACGACTCGGTCGCCGTGACCCTCACGGTGCCGGCCGAGCTGCGCGAGCTGTACCGCCACACCCCTGGCCAGCACCTCACCCTGCGGCGGCGCCTGGCCGGCGGCACCGAGATCCGGCGCACCTACTCGATCTGCACCCCGGCACCGGGCCCGGCGGAGGAGCCGGAGCACCTCCAGGTCGGTGTGCGGCAGGTGGAGGGCGGCGAGTTCTCCACCTACGCGCTCAAGGAGCTGGCGGCCGGCGACACCGTGGAGGTGCTGCCCCCGGCCGGACGGTTCGTCCTGGAACCCCGCCCGGGGACCTACGCGGCGATCGTGGGTGGCAGCGGTATCACCCCGGTGCTGTCGATCGCGGCGACACTGCTCGACCGGTGCCCGGAGGCCCGGTTCTGCCTGATACGCAGCGACCGGACCACCGCCTCCACGATGTTCCTCGAAGAGGTCGCCGATCTGAAGGACCGCTGGCCGGACCGGTTCCAGCTGGTGAGTGTCCTGTCCCGGGAGGAGCAGCAGGCCGGCCTGGTCTCCGGGCGGCTGGACGAGGAACGCCTCACCACGCTGCTGCCGAGCCTGCTGCCGGTGCCCTCGGTGGACGGCTGGTTCCTGTGCGGACCCTACGGCCTGGTACAGAGCTCGGAGCGGGCACTGCGCGCCCTCGGTGTCGCCAGGGACCGGGTCCACCAGGAGATCTTCCACGTGGACGACGGAGCCGCCCCCACGGTCGACCGGGCCCCCGCACCCGCACACAGCACCGTGACCGCGACCCTCGACGGCAGGTCGGGCAGCTGGCCGGTGAAGGACGGCGAATCGCTGCTGGAGACGGTCCTGCGCAACCGCGCCGACGCCCCGTACGCCTGCAAGGGCGGGGTGTGCGGCACCTGCCGCGCCTTCCTGGTGTCCGGCGAGATACGGATGGACCGCAACTTCGCGCTGGAGCCGGAGGAGGTGGACGCCGGCTACGTGCTGGCCTGCCAGTCCCACCCGGTCGGCGAGGAGGTCGAGCTGGACTTCGACCGCTGA
- the paaD gene encoding 1,2-phenylacetyl-CoA epoxidase subunit PaaD, with amino-acid sequence MVTLSPLEAELAELAGGVPDPELPMITLAELGVLRGVQLLAPGRVEVRLTPTYTGCPAVETMAADIERVLHDHGIAQVEVRTVLSPPWTTDEITAEGRRKLAESGIAPPRAAGPVPVTLAIRCPHCGSTDTTLLSRFSSTACKALRRCESCREPFDHFKEL; translated from the coding sequence ATGGTGACGCTCAGCCCCCTGGAAGCCGAGCTGGCCGAGCTGGCCGGAGGCGTTCCCGACCCCGAGCTGCCCATGATCACCCTTGCCGAGCTGGGCGTCCTGCGCGGGGTGCAGCTCCTGGCACCCGGCCGGGTGGAGGTGCGGCTGACCCCCACCTACACCGGCTGCCCGGCGGTCGAGACCATGGCCGCCGACATCGAGCGGGTGCTGCATGACCACGGCATCGCCCAGGTCGAGGTCCGCACCGTGCTCTCCCCGCCCTGGACCACCGACGAGATCACGGCCGAGGGGCGCAGGAAGCTCGCCGAGTCCGGCATAGCCCCGCCGCGCGCCGCCGGCCCGGTCCCGGTGACCCTCGCCATCCGGTGCCCGCACTGCGGATCGACCGACACCACACTGCTCAGCCGCTTCTCCTCCACCGCCTGCAAGGCCCTGCGCCGGTGCGAGAGCTGCCGCGAACCGTTCGACCACTTCAAGGAGTTGTGA
- the paaC gene encoding 1,2-phenylacetyl-CoA epoxidase subunit PaaC produces MTAAIALGDDALVLSQRLGEWAGHAPVLEEEVALANIALDLLGQARVLLSLAGDEDELAFLREERAFRNVQLVEQPNGDFACTIARQLYFSTFQELLFRQLAAGDSEFAPLAAKAVKEVTYHRDHAEHWTLRLGDGTEESHRRMQHGIDSLWRFTGELFEPVEGCPVDWAELQRGWLTSITSVLERATLTVPDGPRQDAWTAGGGRQGIHTEPFGRMLAEMQHLHRSHPGATW; encoded by the coding sequence GTGACCGCCGCCATCGCCCTGGGCGACGACGCGCTGGTGCTCTCCCAGCGGCTGGGGGAGTGGGCCGGGCACGCCCCGGTGCTGGAGGAGGAGGTCGCGCTGGCGAACATCGCGCTGGACCTCCTCGGTCAGGCCCGGGTCCTGCTCTCCCTCGCCGGTGACGAGGACGAGCTCGCCTTCCTCCGCGAGGAGCGTGCCTTCCGCAATGTGCAGCTGGTGGAGCAGCCCAACGGCGACTTCGCCTGCACCATCGCCCGCCAGCTCTACTTCTCGACCTTCCAGGAGCTGCTGTTCCGGCAGCTCGCGGCGGGCGACAGCGAGTTCGCCCCGCTCGCGGCCAAGGCGGTCAAGGAGGTCACCTACCACCGCGACCACGCCGAGCACTGGACACTGCGGCTCGGCGACGGCACGGAGGAGAGCCACCGGCGGATGCAGCACGGGATCGACTCCCTGTGGCGCTTCACCGGCGAGCTGTTCGAGCCGGTCGAGGGGTGCCCGGTGGACTGGGCCGAACTGCAGCGCGGGTGGCTGACGAGCATCACCTCCGTGCTGGAGCGGGCCACGCTGACCGTGCCGGACGGTCCCCGGCAGGACGCCTGGACGGCCGGTGGTGGGCGGCAGGGCATCCACACCGAGCCGTTCGGCCGGATGCTGGCCGAGATGCAGCATCTGCACCGCAGCCACCCGGGGGCGACATGGTGA
- the paaB gene encoding 1,2-phenylacetyl-CoA epoxidase subunit PaaB, whose product MTTETSGKDWPLWEVFVRSRRGLSHTHAGSLHAPDAEMALRNARDLYTRRSEGVSIWVVPSTAITASSPDEKDPFFEPSADKPYRHPTFYEIPEGVRHL is encoded by the coding sequence ATGACCACGGAGACGAGCGGCAAGGACTGGCCGCTGTGGGAGGTGTTCGTCCGCAGCCGTCGCGGGCTCAGCCACACCCACGCCGGCAGCCTCCACGCGCCGGACGCCGAGATGGCCCTGCGGAACGCGCGGGACCTCTACACCCGCCGCTCGGAGGGCGTCTCCATCTGGGTGGTGCCCTCCACCGCGATCACCGCCTCGTCCCCGGACGAGAAGGACCCGTTCTTCGAGCCGTCGGCCGACAAGCCCTACCGGCACCCCACGTTTTACGAGATCCCGGAAGGGGTGCGACACCTGTGA
- the paaA gene encoding 1,2-phenylacetyl-CoA epoxidase subunit PaaA, giving the protein MTTTAADPAVYEAVFEAALAADERIEPRDWMPDAYRASLVRQIAQHAHSEIIGMQPEANWITRAPSLRRKAILMAKVQDEAGHGLYLYSAAETLGVGREELLDKLHSGRQKYSSIFNYPTLTWADVGAIGWLVDGAAITNQVPLCRCSYGPYARAMIRICKEESFHQRQGYELLMALSQGTEAQHAMAQDAVDRWWWPSLMMFGPPDDESAHSAQSMAWKIKRHSNDELRQRFVDICVPQAESLGLTLPDPDLRWNPARGHYDFGPIDWDEFREVLRGNGPCNAQRLSQRRRAHEEGAWVREAAAVYAAKHGEARS; this is encoded by the coding sequence ATGACCACCACGGCGGCGGACCCGGCGGTGTACGAGGCGGTGTTCGAAGCCGCCCTGGCCGCGGACGAGCGCATCGAGCCGCGGGACTGGATGCCCGACGCGTACCGCGCGTCCCTGGTGCGGCAGATAGCGCAGCACGCGCACTCCGAGATCATCGGGATGCAGCCCGAGGCCAACTGGATCACCCGCGCGCCCTCCCTGCGGCGCAAGGCGATCCTGATGGCCAAGGTCCAGGACGAGGCGGGCCACGGGCTCTACCTCTACAGCGCGGCGGAGACCCTCGGCGTGGGCCGGGAGGAACTGCTCGACAAGCTGCACTCGGGGCGCCAGAAGTACTCCTCGATCTTCAACTACCCGACGCTGACCTGGGCGGACGTGGGCGCCATCGGCTGGCTGGTGGACGGTGCGGCGATCACCAACCAGGTGCCGCTGTGCCGCTGCTCCTACGGGCCGTACGCACGCGCCATGATCCGGATCTGCAAGGAGGAGTCCTTCCACCAGCGCCAGGGCTACGAGCTGCTGATGGCGCTGAGCCAGGGCACCGAGGCGCAGCACGCCATGGCGCAGGACGCGGTGGACCGCTGGTGGTGGCCGTCCCTGATGATGTTCGGCCCGCCGGACGACGAGTCGGCGCACTCGGCGCAGTCGATGGCCTGGAAGATCAAGCGCCATTCCAACGACGAGCTGCGGCAGCGCTTCGTGGACATCTGCGTCCCGCAGGCCGAGAGCCTGGGGCTGACCCTCCCCGACCCCGATCTGCGGTGGAACCCGGCGCGTGGCCACTACGACTTCGGGCCCATCGACTGGGACGAGTTCCGCGAGGTGCTGCGGGGCAACGGCCCGTGCAACGCCCAGCGGCTCTCGCAGCGGCGCCGGGCCCACGAGGAAGGCGCCTGGGTGCGCGAAGCCGCCGCGGTCTACGCCGCGAAGCACGGAGAGGCACGGTCATGA
- a CDS encoding DUF5819 family protein → MEREDHTTAEVSRLSLPAQLTVAVVAAVVAVAVAVHLAMVFLHVAPSNTVSKEHGDTIDEYIYPEFEQNWKLFAPNPLQQNVAIEVRAEIRTPEGGTSTTGWKSLSAQDGAAIRHNLLPSHTQQNVLRRAWDFYVGSHDAQDQPIGERGVLFGQYLKRIVMHRLGTEEDGGTVRRVQVRSATTPVGPPPWSDEKRDTRTVHRELPWWTVTAADVPEGAGR, encoded by the coding sequence ATGGAGCGGGAAGACCACACGACCGCCGAGGTGAGCCGGCTGTCGCTGCCCGCGCAGCTGACGGTCGCCGTCGTGGCGGCCGTGGTGGCCGTCGCGGTCGCCGTCCACCTGGCCATGGTGTTCCTGCACGTCGCGCCGTCCAACACGGTGAGCAAGGAACACGGCGACACCATCGACGAGTACATCTACCCGGAGTTCGAACAGAACTGGAAGCTGTTCGCCCCCAACCCGCTCCAGCAGAACGTGGCCATCGAGGTGCGCGCCGAGATCCGCACGCCCGAGGGCGGCACCTCCACCACCGGCTGGAAGAGCCTCAGCGCACAGGACGGCGCGGCCATCCGTCACAACCTCCTGCCCAGCCACACCCAGCAGAACGTGCTCCGCCGCGCCTGGGACTTCTACGTCGGCTCCCACGACGCGCAGGACCAGCCGATCGGGGAACGCGGCGTGCTCTTCGGGCAGTACCTGAAACGGATCGTGATGCACCGGCTCGGTACCGAGGAGGACGGCGGCACGGTGCGCCGGGTGCAGGTCCGGTCCGCCACCACCCCGGTCGGCCCCCCGCCGTGGAGTGACGAGAAGCGGGACACCAGGACCGTCCACCGCGAACTGCCCTGGTGGACCGTGACCGCCGCCGACGTGCCGGAAGGGGCGGGCCGGTGA
- a CDS encoding HTTM domain-containing protein, producing MGTGLPRSGHPGPAPARLLRRAETAVTRGYLRVTTAALGPYQTAVVRIGFAFTWLFFLLREWPHRRELYGPDSPFSFDMARTLTDGNHSFSVLMWSDSVVWFEAVYALAIVSSAALLLGWRTRTMSVLFMIGVLSLQNRSIFLGDGGDNVIHLMATYLVLTRCGQVWSLDARRAAAEARNGPVPPGHPPRDRVGVALWAAAGAGLAAAQSLTEDRLRLTADGPVPGLGWGTVLWGLWLIQGVWWLVRRHAPGEPRTVLDALANLVHNGALLVIMAEVCLIYATAGWYKVQGSRWQDGTALYYPLNLDYFSPWPGLADALVSSGTLVMVLTYGTVIVQVAFPFTVFNRRIKNVLLAVMVMEHIGIAVLMGLPFFSLAMIAADAVFLPTVFLLWLGGRMRRVTDRLRPRTPAATTVPATYGGRGGHPPR from the coding sequence GTGGGGACCGGACTGCCCCGGTCCGGACACCCCGGCCCGGCCCCGGCCCGGCTGCTGCGCCGCGCGGAGACCGCGGTCACCCGCGGTTACCTGCGGGTCACCACCGCCGCTCTCGGCCCGTACCAGACCGCGGTCGTACGGATCGGATTCGCCTTCACCTGGTTGTTCTTCCTGCTGCGGGAGTGGCCCCACCGGCGGGAGCTGTACGGTCCCGACAGCCCGTTCAGCTTCGACATGGCCCGCACGCTGACCGACGGCAACCACTCCTTCTCGGTGCTGATGTGGTCGGACAGCGTCGTCTGGTTCGAGGCGGTCTACGCCCTCGCCATCGTCTCCAGCGCTGCGCTCTTGCTCGGCTGGCGCACCCGGACCATGTCCGTGCTGTTCATGATCGGCGTCCTCTCGCTGCAGAACCGCAGCATCTTCCTCGGGGACGGCGGCGACAACGTCATCCACCTGATGGCCACCTATCTGGTGCTCACCCGGTGCGGTCAGGTCTGGTCCCTGGACGCGCGCCGGGCCGCCGCAGAGGCGCGGAACGGCCCTGTGCCGCCCGGGCACCCGCCCCGGGACAGGGTGGGGGTGGCGCTCTGGGCGGCGGCCGGTGCGGGGCTGGCGGCCGCCCAGTCCCTCACCGAGGACCGGCTCCGGCTCACCGCCGACGGCCCCGTGCCCGGCCTGGGCTGGGGCACGGTGCTGTGGGGGCTGTGGCTGATCCAGGGGGTGTGGTGGCTGGTACGCCGCCACGCGCCCGGCGAGCCGCGCACGGTGCTGGACGCGCTGGCGAACCTGGTGCACAACGGGGCCCTCCTGGTGATCATGGCGGAGGTCTGCCTGATCTACGCGACCGCCGGCTGGTACAAGGTCCAGGGCTCCCGGTGGCAGGACGGCACCGCTCTGTACTACCCGCTGAACCTGGACTACTTCTCCCCCTGGCCCGGACTGGCGGACGCGCTGGTCAGCAGCGGGACCCTGGTCATGGTGCTGACCTACGGCACGGTGATCGTGCAGGTCGCCTTCCCGTTCACCGTGTTCAACCGGCGCATCAAGAACGTGCTGCTCGCGGTGATGGTGATGGAGCACATCGGCATCGCGGTCCTGATGGGCCTGCCGTTCTTCTCCCTCGCCATGATCGCCGCCGATGCCGTCTTCCTCCCCACGGTCTTCCTGCTCTGGCTGGGCGGACGGATGCGCCGCGTGACCGATCGGCTCCGGCCTCGCACCCCCGCCGCCACCACGGTGCCCGCGACGTACGGGGGGCGTGGCGGGCACCCGCCCCGCTGA
- a CDS encoding TrmH family RNA methyltransferase, producing MSEDEVTHAVRRWHETPGAVLLDGFHALKHALRFGADVPVAITSDKEAALRLARGLADDLTDRIGDLLVEVPPQVIGDLVPRVHPTQVAALGIRPGRRENLAKVSELPRAAPVVVLDNPRNLGNIGAVVRLAAGFGATGVVTTGEMDPWHANAVRAGAGLHFATAVERLPLDELPPGPVYALDPEGDDIRSVELPDDALLAFGSERHGISPGLKARATTLLRLPMRPQVSSYNLATSVAMALFHWGGTPPQG from the coding sequence ATGAGCGAGGACGAGGTCACCCACGCCGTACGGCGATGGCACGAGACACCCGGCGCCGTGCTGCTCGACGGGTTCCATGCCCTGAAGCACGCGCTCCGCTTCGGCGCCGACGTACCGGTGGCGATCACGAGCGACAAGGAAGCCGCCCTGCGGCTCGCTCGCGGGCTGGCCGACGACCTCACGGACCGGATCGGGGACCTCCTCGTCGAGGTGCCCCCGCAGGTGATCGGCGACCTGGTGCCGCGGGTGCACCCCACCCAGGTCGCCGCCCTCGGGATCAGGCCGGGACGCCGGGAGAACCTGGCCAAGGTGTCGGAACTGCCCCGCGCCGCGCCGGTCGTCGTCCTCGACAACCCGCGGAACCTGGGCAACATCGGCGCGGTGGTCCGCCTGGCCGCCGGGTTCGGAGCCACCGGCGTGGTCACCACGGGCGAGATGGACCCGTGGCACGCGAACGCGGTACGGGCGGGAGCGGGGCTGCACTTCGCGACCGCAGTGGAGCGGCTCCCGCTCGACGAACTGCCGCCGGGGCCCGTCTACGCGCTCGACCCGGAGGGCGACGACATCCGGTCGGTGGAACTCCCCGATGACGCGCTGCTCGCCTTCGGCTCCGAGCGCCACGGTATTTCGCCCGGGCTGAAGGCCCGGGCGACCACACTGCTACGGCTGCCGATGCGCCCCCAGGTGTCCAGTTACAACCTGGCGACGAGCGTCGCCATGGCGCTCTTCCACTGGGGAGGGACGCCGCCGCAGGGGTGA
- a CDS encoding 3'-5' exonuclease, with the protein MDSTGTAGLVNVVDVEATCWAGSRPPGQVSEIIEVGLTVVDLNAGERLARHRILVRPARSAVSAFCTELTGLTQQEVDRGVTFAEACRLLADEHRAGARPWVSWGDYDRHQFTRQCQAARVPYPFGRHHTNAKAVFTEAYGLRKRPGMAQALQIAGLRLEGRHHRGEDDAWNIAALVLHLGERGAWPIAAEHPV; encoded by the coding sequence ATGGACAGCACCGGGACCGCGGGCCTCGTCAACGTCGTGGACGTCGAAGCGACGTGCTGGGCCGGATCCCGGCCGCCCGGGCAGGTCAGCGAGATCATCGAGGTGGGGCTGACGGTCGTCGACCTGAACGCCGGTGAGCGCCTCGCCCGGCACCGGATTCTGGTGAGGCCGGCACGGTCGGCGGTCAGCGCGTTCTGCACGGAGCTGACCGGCCTCACCCAGCAGGAGGTCGATCGGGGCGTCACCTTCGCCGAGGCGTGCCGGCTGTTGGCGGACGAGCACCGCGCGGGCGCCCGGCCGTGGGTCAGCTGGGGCGACTACGACCGCCACCAGTTCACACGGCAGTGCCAGGCCGCACGGGTGCCCTACCCCTTCGGCCGGCACCACACCAATGCCAAGGCCGTCTTCACCGAGGCGTATGGCCTGCGGAAGCGCCCCGGTATGGCGCAGGCCCTGCAGATCGCCGGGCTGCGGCTCGAAGGCCGTCATCACCGGGGCGAGGACGACGCCTGGAACATCGCGGCCCTGGTGCTGCACCTCGGTGAACGGGGCGCCTGGCCGATCGCGGCGGAACACCCCGTTTGA